A region of Flavobacterium album DNA encodes the following proteins:
- a CDS encoding GNAT family N-acetyltransferase, whose amino-acid sequence MEIIHFDDGKKGHFKAVEGDTQAGLMTYVWAGDDKFIIEHTVGNPEFKGVGMKLLDKAVAFAREKNLKIIPLCPFAKKMFDRKEEIRDVLA is encoded by the coding sequence ATGGAAATAATACATTTTGATGATGGCAAAAAAGGCCATTTTAAAGCCGTTGAAGGCGATACACAGGCCGGATTGATGACGTACGTATGGGCAGGAGATGATAAATTCATCATTGAGCACACCGTTGGCAACCCCGAGTTCAAAGGTGTCGGGATGAAACTCCTGGATAAGGCGGTAGCTTTTGCAAGGGAAAAAAACCTGAAGATAATACCCCTCTGCCCTTTTGCGAAAAAGATGTTTGACCGAAAAGAGGAGATTCGCGATGTGTTAGCATAA
- a CDS encoding alpha/beta hydrolase — translation MNFQPLKYIYKASGNPDAYTLLLLHGTGGDENDMLPLAENFGKSYNILSLRGNVSENGMPRFFKRLGMGIFDEEDLAFRTDEMAAFIKGLSAKEGFDPDKIIALGYSNGANIAGATLVKYPDLLAGAILYRPMQPFKKMALSGAKGNTKIFLSSGSFDPTVHPADTAAYVENLKNLSFRVDAHQIATGHGLTSEDIHLSALWLSENFSTKQ, via the coding sequence ATGAACTTTCAACCTTTAAAATACATCTATAAAGCATCCGGAAACCCTGATGCCTATACCCTGCTCCTGTTGCACGGTACGGGCGGCGATGAAAATGATATGCTACCTTTGGCAGAAAACTTTGGCAAGAGCTACAATATCCTGAGCCTTCGCGGCAATGTATCCGAGAACGGAATGCCGCGTTTCTTCAAAAGGCTGGGCATGGGTATCTTTGATGAAGAAGACCTTGCTTTCCGTACCGATGAAATGGCGGCTTTTATTAAAGGCCTTTCTGCAAAAGAAGGTTTTGACCCTGACAAGATAATTGCTCTCGGATATTCCAATGGGGCGAATATCGCTGGGGCAACGCTTGTAAAGTACCCCGATCTGTTGGCAGGGGCAATACTGTACAGGCCCATGCAGCCATTTAAAAAGATGGCACTCTCCGGCGCTAAAGGCAATACAAAAATATTCCTCAGCTCGGGCAGCTTTGACCCTACGGTACATCCTGCGGATACGGCTGCTTATGTTGAAAACCTCAAAAATCTTAGTTTCCGGGTCGACGCTCACCAGATTGCTACAGGCCACGGTCTGACGTCAGAAGATATACACCTTTCTGCCCTGTGGCTGTCAGAAAACTTCAGTACAAAACAGTAA
- a CDS encoding ring-cleaving dioxygenase, translated as MENTILGLHHITAIAGDAQCNFNFYSKILGLRFIKKTVNFDDPGTYHFYFGDETGSAGTILTFFPWGNGIPQGRRGAGMATEIGYSVPKGSLEFWIDRFEKYNVIYNKPAEKFGERYLTFLDPDGLKLELTEVANDSRKPWTTEEVGADAALRGFHNITLTLNNMAGTARILTDIFGYRLAATEVTRNRFVTNAVENAAIVDIVELKEEKLGHVANGTIHHVAFRVANDEILMHFREKVAAAGLNITPQIDRNYFHSLYFREPGGVLFEIATDNPGFTVDEPLEELGKNLKLPAQYESRREDIEAHLVTIN; from the coding sequence ATGGAAAATACAATTTTAGGCCTTCACCATATTACAGCAATTGCCGGTGATGCGCAATGCAACTTCAATTTTTACTCTAAAATATTAGGGCTTCGCTTCATCAAAAAAACAGTAAATTTTGACGATCCCGGCACGTACCACTTTTACTTTGGCGACGAAACAGGAAGCGCCGGTACGATACTGACCTTCTTCCCGTGGGGCAACGGCATACCGCAGGGCCGCAGGGGTGCGGGTATGGCGACAGAGATAGGCTATTCCGTACCAAAAGGCAGCCTCGAGTTCTGGATTGACCGTTTTGAGAAATATAACGTCATCTATAACAAACCTGCTGAGAAATTCGGCGAACGCTACCTTACTTTCCTTGACCCGGACGGACTGAAGCTGGAACTGACAGAAGTAGCCAATGACAGCCGCAAGCCATGGACCACAGAAGAAGTGGGCGCCGATGCAGCATTGAGGGGATTCCATAATATTACCCTTACGCTGAACAATATGGCGGGCACCGCAAGGATACTGACCGATATTTTCGGGTACAGGCTTGCCGCGACAGAGGTTACCCGCAACCGTTTTGTAACGAATGCGGTTGAAAATGCAGCTATCGTTGACATTGTAGAACTGAAAGAGGAAAAACTGGGCCATGTAGCCAACGGAACAATACACCACGTAGCCTTCAGGGTTGCAAATGACGAAATCCTGATGCATTTTAGGGAAAAAGTGGCCGCTGCCGGACTGAACATCACCCCTCAGATCGACCGTAATTACTTTCACAGCCTGTATTTCAGGGAACCGGGCGGCGTATTATTCGAGATTGCTACCGATAATCCCGGCTTTACTGTCGATGAACCGCTGGAAGAGCTTGGCAAAAACCTGAAATTGCCTGCCCAGTATGAATCACGCCGCGAGGATATCGAGGCGCATTTGGTTACTATAAATTAA
- a CDS encoding pirin family protein produces the protein MSNISLIIEERPSDIGNFLVGRLLPFREKRTVGPFAFIDHMGPVALKDNENMDVGPHPHIGLSTLTYLFEGSIMHRDSLGTEIEITPGQVNWMTAGKGIVHSERTPEHLRHSEKHLHGLQIWVALPKELEQMEPSFAHITEEELPVWDIDGVSVKLIAGEAFGRKSPVPVYSPLYFLELKSTDKKKLSIGRNLFGESGLYILEGSIESDGNTFLPKQLLVAKDSSLCEFILNENSVVYIFGGEPFPEPRHIYWNFVASSPEMIEDAKQRWTNREFPAVPGETGFVPLPDQTGFNIKK, from the coding sequence ATGTCCAATATAAGCCTGATTATAGAAGAGCGTCCCAGTGATATAGGCAATTTCCTTGTTGGAAGACTCTTACCTTTTAGGGAAAAGCGTACCGTAGGGCCATTTGCCTTTATAGACCATATGGGCCCGGTAGCGCTTAAAGACAACGAGAATATGGATGTGGGGCCGCACCCGCATATCGGCCTTTCTACCCTTACCTATTTATTCGAAGGCAGCATCATGCATCGCGACAGTTTAGGTACCGAAATAGAAATTACCCCGGGGCAGGTGAACTGGATGACCGCCGGGAAAGGCATCGTACATTCAGAGCGCACACCCGAGCACCTCCGCCATTCCGAGAAGCACCTGCACGGCCTGCAAATATGGGTGGCGCTTCCGAAAGAACTGGAGCAGATGGAGCCATCTTTTGCGCATATAACCGAGGAGGAACTCCCTGTATGGGATATCGACGGGGTTTCTGTAAAGCTTATCGCGGGTGAAGCCTTTGGCAGGAAATCGCCCGTTCCCGTATACAGCCCCCTATATTTTTTGGAACTGAAAAGCACCGACAAAAAAAAGTTATCTATCGGACGCAACCTTTTTGGAGAAAGCGGACTATATATATTGGAAGGGAGTATTGAGAGTGATGGAAATACCTTTTTGCCCAAGCAATTGCTGGTGGCTAAAGATTCTTCGCTATGTGAATTCATCCTGAATGAGAATTCTGTCGTATATATATTCGGCGGGGAGCCATTTCCTGAGCCGCGCCACATTTACTGGAACTTTGTAGCTTCATCGCCGGAGATGATAGAAGATGCAAAACAACGCTGGACTAACAGGGAATTCCCTGCGGTACCGGGCGAAACAGGGTTTGTGCCGCTACCGGACCAAACCGGATTTAACATTAAAAAATGA